In one window of Electrophorus electricus isolate fEleEle1 chromosome 15, fEleEle1.pri, whole genome shotgun sequence DNA:
- the gal3st2 gene encoding galactose-3-O-sulfotransferase 2, producing the protein MPLMPRSDGRERRPVFWRSALPWSSHLQFMWQVLMVLTILCVVLQLLSAARQSRLFSPTDEQLIRPLSVKQQNGEALRPVTVALDPDQIDYLFFQWKNGKEEGLTSDKKWGQAMEPINNNLDGTPTGHLPNTINRIMAPNEYHLATKAPLPRDLKEMDPKQSTTLNQKYENIPSTPIYDPPKELHKTERLSPHVESLHLYRQPFHLLNHNKSDSCHPQNHIVFLKTHKTASSTILNILFRYGDSRNLTFALPANMYSQLYYPNFFLPYFVEGVNPRRVTEFHIMCNHMRFKGLEVRKVMPVDTFYFSILRNPLSMMESLFTYYKSTQAFHSFKTLQDFLLDGGQSYNASFPSNHYARNILTFDFGLDNSAPVNKSELVKFSTSLIATVESNFHLILISEYFDESMVLLKHALCWTLEDVVSFRLNSRSEKSRSKLTPEVAEKVKQWSSLDWHLYQHFNRSFWQRIDTVLGHAKLREEVKLLRARRAELEKICLLGGGAVDPEQVHDSSVKPFQYGTAVIQGYNIRPGLNNDTHHLCQRMITPELQYTRAMYTKQFPDLAAKHKAKIAATRYSRSTTRNSTSTNSALKRDLNIKNKTGADENIALQIKANLHVRRTGA; encoded by the exons GTTATTCAGTCCAACTGATGAACAGTTGATCAGGCCCCTTTCTGTCAAACAGCAAAATGGGGAAGCCCTTCGACCTGTCACTGTAGCCCTTGACCCAGATCAAATAGACTACCTTTTCTTCCAATGGAAAAATGGCAAAGAGGAGGGGCTTACCTCAGATAAGAAATGGGGACAAGCCATGGAGCCTATAAACAACAATCTGGATGGAACACCGACTGGTCACCTCCCCAACACAATTAACAGGATCATGGCACCAAATGAGTATCACCTAGCAACTAAGGCACCTCTACCTAGAGACCTTAAGGAAATGGACCCTAAGCAATCAACAACCCTAAaccaaaaatatgaaaacattccAAGTACACCAATATATGATCCTCCAAAGGAACTTCACAAAACAGAACGGTTGAGTCCTCATGTTGAGTCCTTGCACTTGTACAGACAACCCTTTCATTTACTGAATCACAACAAAAGTGATTCATGTCACCCGCAAAACCACATTGTCTTCCTAAAGACCCACAAGACTGCCAGCAGCACTATCCTCAACATCCTATTTCGCTACGGGGACAGTCGAAACCTGACGTTTGCCCTTCCGGCGAACATGTACAGCCAGCTGTACTATCCCAATTTCTTCTTGCCTTACTTTGTGGAGGGTGTGAATCCCCGCAGGGTGACCGAGTTTCACATCATGTGCAATCATATGCGCTTCAAAGGGCTTGAG GTAAGGAAGGTGATGCCTGTGGACACATTTTATTTCTCCATCCTGCGGAATCCTTTATCTATGATGGAATCCCTCTTTACATATTACAAAAGCACTCAGGCATTCCACAGTTTCAAGACCCTCCAGGATTTCCTTCTTGATGGTGGCCAGTCCTACAATGCCTCTTTCCCCAGTAACCACTATGCACGCAACATTTTGACCTTTGACTTTGGCCTGGACAACTCAGCTCCGGTGAACAAGTCAGAGCTGGTCAAATTCAGCACCTCCCTTATTGCTACCGTGGAGAGTAATTTTCACCTGATCCTAATCTCTGAATACTTTGATGAGTCAATGGTTCTGCTCAAACATGCCCTTTGCTGGACACTGGAGGACGTTGTGTCATTCCGACTGAACAGTCGCAGTGAAAAGTCTCGGAGTAAGCTGACCCCAGAGGTGGCTGAGAAAGTGAAACAGTGGAGCTCGCTAGACTGGCACTTGTACCAGCATTTCAACAGATCTTTTTGGCAACGCATAGACACAGTACTGGGACACGCTAAGCTCAGAGAGGAGGTCAAGCTTTTAAGGGCAAGGAGGGCAGAGCTTGAGAAAATATGCCTTTTAGGGGGCGGTGCTGTCGATCCTGAGCAAGTGCACGATTCATCAGTAAAACCTTTTCAATATGGTACAGCAGTTATACAGGGCTACAATATTCGTCCAGGGCTAAACAATGACACACATCATCTCTGTCAGAGGATGATTACTCCTGAGCTGCAATATACCAGAGCCATGTACACTAAGCAGTTTCCTGATCTTGCTGCTAAACATAAAGCCAAAATAGCTGCCACTAGATACTCAAGATCAACTACAAGAAACAGCACTAGCACAAACAGTGCCTTGAAACGTGacttaaacataaaaaacaagacAGGTGCTGATGAAAATATTGCTTTACAAATTAAAGCAAATTTGCATGTCAGACGTACAGGTGCATAA